One genomic window of Legionella jordanis includes the following:
- a CDS encoding electron transfer flavoprotein subunit alpha/FixB family protein, translating into MSTLVIVEHDNNSMNPVTRNLVTAALQIDKELVLLVCGHECQKVAEQAASIAGVHAVWLVDNVSLAHQMAENMSKLIVSLANSFKAVLAPASTFGKNILPRVAAKLDVAQVSDVIRIVDDCTFEHPIYAGNAIETVKLLDSIKIMTIRATAFDAVDNDQAPCCIERLDKTVEENPSRFIKHELSRSERPDLASAKIVVSGGRGLQSAEKFKLIEELADALGAAVGASRAAVDAGFVPNDYQVGQTGKVVAPTLYMAIGISGAVQHLAGMKDSKVIVAINKDEDAPIFQIADYGLVGDLFQIVPELTQKLRHSES; encoded by the coding sequence ATGAGCACTTTAGTCATTGTAGAGCACGATAATAACAGCATGAACCCAGTTACACGCAACCTGGTAACTGCGGCTTTGCAAATTGATAAAGAACTTGTTTTATTGGTTTGTGGACACGAGTGCCAGAAGGTTGCTGAACAAGCTGCAAGCATAGCTGGTGTTCATGCTGTATGGCTGGTAGATAATGTTTCTTTAGCTCATCAAATGGCCGAAAACATGTCGAAATTAATTGTTTCACTGGCCAATTCTTTCAAAGCTGTTCTTGCTCCCGCAAGCACTTTCGGAAAAAATATCCTTCCACGGGTGGCAGCAAAGCTGGATGTGGCACAAGTGTCTGACGTCATTCGCATTGTTGACGATTGCACTTTTGAGCATCCAATCTATGCAGGAAATGCCATTGAAACAGTAAAGCTGCTGGATTCAATTAAAATTATGACGATTCGGGCTACAGCATTTGATGCAGTTGACAATGATCAAGCTCCTTGCTGCATCGAACGTTTGGATAAAACGGTTGAGGAAAACCCAAGCCGATTCATCAAGCACGAATTGAGTCGCTCAGAGCGCCCAGATTTAGCAAGTGCAAAAATTGTTGTTTCTGGTGGCCGTGGGCTTCAAAGTGCAGAAAAATTTAAATTGATTGAAGAATTGGCTGATGCTTTAGGTGCTGCGGTAGGTGCATCCCGAGCAGCAGTTGATGCAGGCTTCGTTCCCAATGATTATCAGGTAGGGCAAACCGGAAAAGTAGTTGCCCCGACTTTATACATGGCAATAGGCATTTCAGGTGCAGTTCAGCATCTGGCCGGTATGAAGGATTCAAAAGTAATCGTGGCGATTAATAAAGATGAGGATGCGCCTATTTTTCAAATAGCAGACTACGGTCTGGTTGGTGATTTATTTCAAATTGTACCTGAACTTACTCAAAAATTAAGGCACTCTGAATCGTAA
- the ald gene encoding alanine dehydrogenase: MFVGVPKEIKSQENRVGLVPGSVREIVRAGSEVLVEQGAGLGIGITDEQYRAAGAEIVATAEEVFERAELIVKVKEPQPIECKRLKEGQTLFTYLHLAPDPQQTRLLKESGATAIAYETVTQNDGGLPLLTPMSQVAGRMSIQAGAHCLEMAQGGSGVLLGGVPGVAPANVVVIGGGVVGSNAVCMAMGMGARVTVIDKSLTRLRELDFQFGSKLTTIYATVESLEQCVAEADLVIGAVLVPGAAAPKLVTRPMLKSMRPGSVVVDVAIDQGGCFETSRPTTHQSPTYTVENIVHYCVANMPGAVPRTSTFALNNATLPFVISLVTKGVKLALLSDGHLLNGLNVHKGMITYEAVARDLGYEHVDATDALAS, translated from the coding sequence ATGTTTGTAGGGGTGCCAAAGGAAATTAAATCCCAGGAAAACCGAGTTGGTCTAGTTCCTGGTAGTGTACGTGAAATTGTTAGGGCCGGAAGTGAGGTGCTCGTTGAACAAGGTGCTGGTTTGGGCATTGGTATCACTGATGAACAATATCGCGCCGCCGGAGCAGAAATTGTTGCTACTGCCGAAGAAGTATTTGAACGAGCAGAACTAATCGTTAAAGTTAAAGAACCACAACCCATTGAATGCAAACGTTTAAAAGAAGGGCAGACCCTATTTACCTATCTGCATTTAGCCCCAGATCCACAGCAAACCAGGCTTTTAAAGGAGTCAGGTGCTACAGCTATTGCCTATGAAACCGTTACGCAAAATGATGGTGGCTTGCCCTTGCTGACGCCAATGTCACAAGTTGCTGGTCGAATGTCTATTCAGGCGGGTGCTCATTGCCTGGAGATGGCACAAGGAGGCAGTGGGGTGCTTTTAGGTGGTGTTCCAGGTGTTGCGCCTGCCAATGTGGTGGTCATTGGAGGCGGAGTTGTTGGCAGTAATGCTGTATGCATGGCAATGGGTATGGGGGCACGTGTAACAGTAATTGACAAATCACTAACCCGTTTACGTGAACTGGATTTTCAATTCGGATCAAAGTTAACAACCATATATGCCACAGTTGAATCGCTTGAGCAGTGCGTTGCAGAGGCTGATTTGGTCATTGGCGCCGTTCTGGTCCCAGGAGCCGCGGCTCCTAAATTAGTAACCCGGCCTATGCTTAAATCCATGCGCCCTGGTTCTGTGGTGGTGGATGTGGCTATCGATCAGGGTGGCTGCTTCGAAACAAGTCGACCCACTACTCATCAAAGCCCTACCTATACGGTTGAGAATATCGTTCACTATTGCGTTGCAAACATGCCTGGTGCTGTGCCGCGTACTTCGACCTTTGCCTTAAACAATGCTACTTTACCCTTTGTAATCAGTTTGGTTACCAAAGGAGTAAAGCTGGCGCTGCTCAGCGATGGCCACTTATTAAATGGTCTTAATGTGCATAAAGGTATGATTACTTATGAAGCAGTAGCTCGTGATTTGGGCTATGAACACGTCGATGCTACCGATGCTTTGGCCAGTTAA
- a CDS encoding penicillin-binding protein 1A, with translation MRKSAYFWRKGLWALFSLLFLLIVAVSFLYLYLESQLPNVDSLKTVRLQVPLRIYTQDGLLIQEYGEKRRIPLNYEDIPPLLIKAILATEDQRFFEHPGVDIFGLGRATVRMLQTGTKSQGGSTITMQVARNFFLSRKKTFLRKFNEILLAIKIDRELPKEKILELYLNKIYLGNRAYGVGAAAEVYYGKPLKELNLAELAMIAGLPQAPSTQNPIANPMAAKKRRDHVLQRLLEENFITEKQYQEAIAQPITAKYHGTNIEVPAPYVAEMIRQSLFDHFGPKAYTKGYKVYTTIKGDLQTTANKVVVDNLLAYDRRHGYRGPIAKITGVNSQSPDALHKLLAQYPAVDSLEPAVVLAVGDKEAIAANRQGRNFTITWEGISWARPALKNGWTGRSPTKAQQVVTVGDIIYVRNQNNKWLLSQIPQVEGALVALNPNNGALEALVGGFDFLKSKFNRATQSERQPGSSFKPFVYAAALNKGYTLATLINDAPIVVDDPSQANLWRPHNVNLTFNGPTRLKDALIHSRNLVSIRVLDDIGFDYAIDFISRFGFRKDKLPRALSLALGSLSVSPMELTAAYAVFANGGFRIEPYLIDHITDNNGAILLQAKPSIACDDCSADKVDPASLAPRVISSDVAFLMTSALKGVIQHGTAHAARILNRPDLAGKTGTTNDQVDAWFAGFNRDLVVTTWIGFDNPQSLHEYAANLALPMWIDFMKVALVNMPQKEMPQPENVVAVRIDPKTGLLARNNQSNAITEYFRKQEVPGTEPSSDDTETSTEADTQENLF, from the coding sequence ATGAGAAAATCGGCATATTTTTGGCGCAAAGGTTTATGGGCTTTATTCAGTCTTTTATTTCTACTTATTGTGGCAGTGAGTTTTCTCTATCTTTATTTGGAAAGTCAACTACCCAATGTGGATTCCCTTAAAACCGTACGCTTGCAAGTCCCGCTGCGAATCTATACTCAGGATGGTTTATTAATTCAGGAGTACGGAGAGAAACGTCGAATTCCACTCAACTATGAAGACATTCCCCCTCTGCTTATCAAAGCAATCCTAGCAACGGAAGATCAACGTTTTTTTGAACATCCTGGAGTGGATATTTTTGGTTTGGGTCGGGCAACTGTCCGCATGCTGCAAACTGGAACAAAATCTCAAGGTGGCAGTACCATAACTATGCAGGTAGCGCGTAATTTCTTTCTAAGCCGCAAAAAAACGTTTCTAAGAAAGTTTAATGAGATTTTACTGGCCATTAAAATCGATCGCGAATTGCCCAAAGAAAAAATCCTTGAACTCTATCTGAATAAAATTTATTTGGGTAATCGAGCCTATGGGGTCGGTGCCGCCGCTGAAGTTTACTACGGGAAGCCACTAAAGGAATTAAATTTGGCAGAATTAGCCATGATCGCAGGTTTACCCCAAGCTCCTTCCACGCAAAATCCCATTGCTAATCCCATGGCAGCCAAAAAACGACGCGACCATGTGCTTCAACGTCTCCTCGAAGAGAATTTCATTACTGAAAAACAATATCAGGAAGCCATAGCCCAACCAATTACCGCGAAATATCATGGCACAAACATTGAGGTACCAGCTCCCTATGTAGCTGAAATGATTCGTCAATCGCTGTTTGATCATTTCGGCCCTAAAGCCTACACAAAAGGATATAAAGTCTACACCACCATAAAAGGTGACCTACAGACTACTGCTAACAAAGTAGTGGTTGATAATCTTCTCGCCTATGACCGTCGGCATGGTTATCGGGGGCCCATTGCCAAAATAACCGGCGTAAACAGCCAGTCTCCGGATGCTTTGCATAAATTGCTGGCGCAATATCCTGCAGTAGATTCACTTGAACCTGCTGTTGTTTTGGCAGTTGGCGATAAAGAAGCAATAGCTGCTAACCGGCAAGGTCGCAACTTTACTATCACTTGGGAAGGAATATCCTGGGCAAGACCCGCTCTTAAAAATGGTTGGACAGGACGAAGCCCGACGAAAGCTCAACAAGTCGTTACTGTGGGCGATATTATTTATGTACGCAACCAAAATAATAAATGGCTGCTGAGTCAAATTCCGCAAGTTGAAGGTGCTTTGGTGGCTTTAAACCCCAACAATGGAGCTTTGGAAGCATTAGTGGGCGGCTTTGATTTTCTAAAAAGCAAATTCAACCGGGCTACACAATCTGAACGACAACCAGGGTCAAGCTTTAAACCCTTTGTCTATGCTGCTGCTTTGAATAAAGGTTACACACTCGCAACCTTAATCAATGACGCGCCGATTGTCGTTGATGATCCAAGCCAGGCTAATTTGTGGCGGCCCCATAATGTGAATCTGACATTTAATGGACCCACCCGCCTTAAAGATGCCTTAATCCACTCAAGAAACTTGGTGTCCATTCGGGTCCTGGATGACATAGGCTTTGATTATGCAATTGACTTTATCTCTCGTTTTGGCTTTCGAAAAGATAAATTGCCTCGGGCTCTTTCTTTAGCTTTAGGAAGCTTATCCGTTAGTCCCATGGAATTAACAGCCGCTTATGCCGTATTTGCAAACGGTGGTTTTCGTATCGAACCCTATTTGATTGATCACATTACGGATAATAATGGCGCCATTTTGCTTCAAGCCAAACCATCCATTGCTTGTGATGACTGTTCAGCGGATAAGGTTGATCCTGCGAGCTTGGCACCTCGAGTTATTTCATCTGATGTTGCTTTTTTAATGACTTCGGCATTAAAGGGGGTCATTCAGCATGGTACCGCTCATGCAGCAAGAATTTTAAATCGACCTGATTTAGCAGGAAAAACAGGAACGACTAACGATCAAGTAGATGCCTGGTTTGCTGGATTTAATCGCGATTTGGTTGTTACCACCTGGATTGGCTTTGACAATCCGCAATCTCTTCATGAATACGCAGCCAACTTGGCATTGCCCATGTGGATAGATTTTATGAAAGTCGCCCTGGTGAATATGCCGCAGAAGGAAATGCCACAACCTGAAAATGTTGTGGCCGTACGCATTGATCCTAAAACTGGCCTCTTGGCTAGAAACAATCAAAGCAATGCCATCACTGAATATTTCCGCAAACAGGAAGTTCCAGGAACAGAACCTTCCTCAGACGATACTGAAACGTCAACAGAGGCAGACACACAAGAAAATCTATTCTGA